ATGGCGTCCTGATAGTTCGGAACGGACTTGTCGGCGTTGAGCGTTTCGCCCGTTATTACGTTGTAGGGCGACGCTCCGTGGAACTTTTCGGGGTTGCGCACGGCGACTTCCAAGCCCTTGCCCTTTTTCGTGATGACGTGCAGAAGAATCGGGCGCGTTGCGCGTTTGCAATAGTTGAGGTAGCGTTCGAGAAGCGGAATGTCGTGCCCGTCGATAGGCCCGAGGTACATCAGCCCGAAATATTCGAAGAACGGAGACGGCACAAACCAGCCCTTTGCGTCGCGGGCGGTGTTTTCGGTCATCTTGATAACCGTTTCGCCGAAGGGGAGCTTTTTGAGGAACGAGTTCATGTCGGAATACAGCCTGTTGCAGGCGGGATTCGTTATTACCTCGTTCAAATACTGCGCGATTGCCCCGACGTTCTTTGCGATGGACATTTCGTTGTCGTTTAGCACCACAATCATTTTTTTCGTGGTGGAGGCAATGTTGTTGAACGCCTCGAACGTGACGCCGTTTGTGAGGGCGGCGTCGCCCAAAACCGCTATGACGTTTTCGTCGCCGCCGAGCCTGTCGCGCGCCGCCGCAAAGCCGAGCGCCGCCGAGGCCGCCGTGCCCGCATGTCCCGCGCCGAACGCGTCGTGCTCCGACTCAAACCTGTTGCAGAAGCCGCTTATGCCGCCCGTCTGGCGCAGGTTCTGGAATTTTTCGTTATTGCGCCCCGTCAGGAGCTTGTGCGTGTAGCATTGGTGCGAAACGTCGAAAAGGATTTTGTCTTTCGGGGTGTCGAACACGCGGTGGAGCGCAATGGAAAGCTCCACAATGCCCAAGTTCGGGCTGACATGCCCGCCTTTTTGCGAGGTAACGTCTATGATTTCCTGCCTGATTTCGCGGGCGAGTTCGGGGAGCTGATCTGGGGGCAGTTTTTTCAGGTCGGCGGGAGATGAAATTTCGCTAAGCAATGACATTTTCGAAAGGAATTGTTGTTTGCCGAATTTGCGGTTAATCGCGTTCGAGGACGAAATCCTCGGCGGAATCGCCCGAAAGTTTTTTTATGGAAAGCTCGGCGTCGTCGAGCTTTTTGCGGCAGAAGTCGAGGCATTCCTTGGCGCGGCCGTATTTTTCCACAAGGTCGGAAAGCGGAATCTGCGGATTTTCCAGTTGCGCCAGAATATCGCCGAGTTCTTTCAGTGAAGCCTCGAACGAGACTTCCGATTTCGAATTTAACTTTGCTGCCATTATCACAAGTTTCACATTAAATATTGCAATTTACAAGGCAAAAAAGAATGCAAAATCCTCCCCTAAAATCGGCAAACGCAGAACAAACGCTCGAAATTACGTGTCCAATCAAAGCGGAACGGGGCGAGGGTCGAAAATTTTTGCGAATAAAAAGCTCGACATTTTCGATAATATCTACACTGTGGGGATTTACAGATACTATGCCCCTTTCGTTCGCCGAAAGGATATCGGCGAACAGAGAACTTGTATTTCAAGGAGAATCAATAACATGGCAACAAAGAGAACGACAGGCAAAGCTCCCCTCA
The Opitutia bacterium KCR 482 genome window above contains:
- the dxs gene encoding 1-deoxy-D-xylulose-5-phosphate synthase, with the protein product MSLLSEISSPADLKKLPPDQLPELAREIRQEIIDVTSQKGGHVSPNLGIVELSIALHRVFDTPKDKILFDVSHQCYTHKLLTGRNNEKFQNLRQTGGISGFCNRFESEHDAFGAGHAGTAASAALGFAAARDRLGGDENVIAVLGDAALTNGVTFEAFNNIASTTKKMIVVLNDNEMSIAKNVGAIAQYLNEVITNPACNRLYSDMNSFLKKLPFGETVIKMTENTARDAKGWFVPSPFFEYFGLMYLGPIDGHDIPLLERYLNYCKRATRPILLHVITKKGKGLEVAVRNPEKFHGASPYNVITGETLNADKSVPNYQDAMGQALLRFAKKDERIVGITAAMASGTGLSYIKKELPKQFFDVGIAEEHAAVFAAGMACEGFTPVTAIYSTFMQRAYDCAMHDVCLQKLPVVFCLDRAGLSPNDGATHHGVFDISYLRPLPNAVVMQPKDEDELTDMLWTSIKSKQPSFIRYPRGKGEGVKIKDEPALLEIGKAEVLRESDGQICVWALGNMVKEALTAAKAIEAETGVKIGVVNARYAKPLDAELLLKCAAENKTIITIEDHVVAGGFGSAVGECLLANGAKCALDVIGWPDKFIPHGTDVKTIRAQFGLSTEQITERIKSRLA
- the xseB gene encoding exodeoxyribonuclease VII small subunit gives rise to the protein MAAKLNSKSEVSFEASLKELGDILAQLENPQIPLSDLVEKYGRAKECLDFCRKKLDDAELSIKKLSGDSAEDFVLERD